The genome window TTGACTTTTTCATGGAGTGGCACTTCAGTGTCAAAGGTCGTTTGACCCTTGGCCGCCTTTTTCAGCCCGGGCAAATCCATATCCTGGAGGATGGCGTCTGCAAGGTAGGCGGTTCTCGCGCTGGCAAAGCTATCGGGAATACCCTTGACGCCTTTTGCCTCGTCCGTTATCCCGGCGGGGTATTGACCTTCAGGCGTGATCACCTTGAACGCGTTGAAGGGCCGGGAACCTTTGTAATAGGGCTCCTCTGTCTTGAAGTCGCCCAGGTCGGGGCGTTGGGTGATTTTCCCTTGCAGCCGGTCCAGTTGATAGTTGTAGATCTGGCCATCGCGTTCGATCTTGATCTGTACGTGGCCTTCAGTTGCTTTGTTGCGTTCACTGACGCTTGAGCCGCCCCATTCGTAATGGACTTCCTTGGCGATGGTGACTTTCCCGTACTCGAAATTCTGACGGTCCGCCAATGGCAGTTTCGACACCATGTATTTTATATGCGCAGCTGTTGCGGTCTTGACCGCATCGGAATAAGCCGTGAATGCACCTTCGAATGCGTCGGATAGACGTGGCAGTTGTTTGAGCTTTTGCAGGGCGTCATTGATGTCGAATGCAGCCGATGAAGAGACCCAGGCTCCCGGCCGGTTGTCATCGGGTAAATCGACCCCCCCGTCAGTGGCCGCTCGAATAAGGTTTCGGCCCGACTCCCCCCAATTATCAGCAGAGCTCGGTGCTCCCAGGACACCTCGACCATCGATGTACAAATCCAGTATCGAGTAGGGCCCCGGAAAGAATCTGTTCGACGGTTTGACGCTGATGCATTTTTCTTCGAAGTGCTTTGGGTCCAGGTGCGGCATGGCCTTTTTCAGTTGCTCCAGCGCCATGCCCTTGGCGGTCGGCATCTGTGCGACGGACGCGTGCGAGGCGTTCTTGAGTTCGCTGATCTGCGCTGCAAATGCCTCGCGCACTTGCGTCATTGAGGCACTGGTAACCGGATATGGCATGCCGTTGGCAGTGGCCCACTCCTTGAGTGCTACGGTCTGAGCAACAAACTCAGTACGTTGCTCTTCGTCGGAGATGGGCCCGATGCTGGCCTGGAGCATGATTTGGGCATAACTCATCGTTGCGCTCGCCCCTGGGGCGAGGGCTTCGATACGAGCCACTGCGGTAGTGAAACTCACCCAACTGTGGGTACCCAGGAGAATATCTTGTGGAATGTCCTTGACCAGAAACTCCGGGGCGCGGCTGGACAGCATCAACGTCGCTTGAATCGCCGCCTGTTCAGGCGACGATTCCTTGGCCAGTTCGGCCGTCAATTCCGCCAAAACCGTTGCAGCGGTCTTACCCGAGTTTTGCGCGGAAAGCAGCGTGTAGCCTGCGATACGGCTTTGCGTCATCCCCGAGGCGGTGTCCGCAGGCGCGGACAGGTCCAGGGTCAGGGCTGCGAGCAACCAATCGTTGATACTGCCTTTGACCGAGCGGGCCTCGAATCGGGCCTGAATGGCCCGCCCCAATGCCTGCCCCCTGGGCGACTCGATCAAGCGGTCGATCAGACGCCTTGGGTCAGCGGTTTGCGCAGGCAGTATTTGTGCGCCATCCAACACGTACTCCAGGACGCTGCGGGAAGGACGCAGGTCAATATCTCCAACCCTGCCGCTCAGGATATCGGCTCTCAATTGCTGTTCACTCGCGGCATCCAATGGTGCAGGCCATGCGCGCGCACCACCGTAGTTTCCGTGAGCCGGCGCCTTGGGTGGCGGGGTCAGCAACGCGTTGGCCAGATTGTCCAGTTGATCGAGGGTAGTGGGGATTATCCAGCCATGGTCCTTGATAAATTGCCTTAGGCTCACTCTTTTGTAGCTGTCGGCGCTCGCCGGTTTGTAGGTGCCTGCAGGGTCGACATCCACTATGCGGGTGTCCAGTTCACGGGCTATTTCCGACTCATCCCGTGTTCCCTCTCTGACAAAACCGACCAGGTGCTTCAAATCGTGCGCCACCTGGTGGCGGTTGCGAATATCGGCCAGCTGCGCCTGCTGCTCTTCCAGCCGTTCCTCGCTGCGGCTGCTGTGCAGGTCTGAAAAGCGCTCCGGTTTCAGTTCAGTGAAGGTTTTGTCCTGCAGCAGTTCGGCCACGCGTTGCTTGATTGCATCGGGGGACAAGAGCACGGGTTCTTTATAAAAACCTTGCACCAGGCTCATGGGAGCCCTATTGGCAGTGGCTGACAATGGCGGGGAAAACATTGTGTCGCTGCTGCCAGAGGCGATGACGCGGCCTGCAGACAGGATCGGTCCGCTGACAGCGGCCCAGCCTGGGTCGTCGAGCCCCAGGGTATGCACCACCAGCCCAGGTGCTGTTTTAAGCGTGAAAGAAATCTGGCCTGACGCGGGATTGATCCTTATCGAGTCCGGCTTTATGTCCCGGTCTTGTATCCACTGCTGGACGTCGGGAGAACGGAAAGCCTGCTCCAACTGGTTCCACCATTGTCCGAACGTCGAGCTGGCAGGGATCGGATGGAGCGTGAGGTGGGATGCTTGTCCCGGGTGTTCAAGGGTCTTGGCCAGTTCGCTGCGATAAAGCGCTGCCAATTCGCTATCGCCTTCCGTTCGGGTGTCGGGATTGTAATCGTCTGTTCCGGCCGGCTCTTGCGCCTCGCGTCGCAGCCTTGCAGGGCGCGCCTGAAGGGTATCGGTGGGCAATTTGGCGAAGGCATTCATGTTGTTTGAACTGATCATTCCATAGGTGCTCATGCTGTGATTGACAGGCGCATCGCCAAGGCATTGGCTGCCTTTGGATGCAATGTCTGTGTCACAGGTGGCCCTGAGGATTCCAATCGCGAGCGGTTTATTCGTTGCTGTTTCTGTCCAGCGCCTGGCCGCCCGGAGGCTGGCTTAATGCGGCTCGATCAACTGCGAGCCAATGGTTTTCATCCGGATCATGTCCATCAACTGCCGCAACCCCGGTTGCGACTGACGCCGGCTGGGGTAGTACATGCACAACGGCTCGCCCATGCAGGCCCAGTCGGGCATGACCTCCACCAGGCGGCCGTCCTTGAGTTCCTGCTCCACGCGATTGGACAGGCAGTAGGCGATGCCCACCCCTTGCAGCGCCGCATTGACGATGGTCTCGGTATCAGCCGCGCTGAAGTGGCCTGGCACGTCGATGCGTTGCTGGCGGCTGCCGTTGCCCAGTTCCCACTTGTAGGTGGTCTTGTCGCCCAGGTACATGCGGATGCAGGTGTGTTGCAGTAGATCCTTGGGCACCTGCGGCGTGCCCTGGCGGGCCAGGTAGGCGGGCGAGGCGACCATGATCCAGCGCAGCTCACCGGTCAATGGCACGGCGACCATGTCCTGGGGCACGGTGGCGCCGTAGCGGATACCCGCGTCGTAGCCCTCGGCGATGATGTCGATCATCTGGTCCTGCACGATCAGGTCCAGGCGCAGTTGCGGGTAGGCGGCGCAGAACTCTCCGAGAATCGGCGCCAGCAATAAGACCGCCGCATCCCGTGGCACATTCAAGCGTAGCCGGCCGATTGGCGTTTCACGGTACAACTCCAGGGTATCGAGACCGTCCTTGATGGTGGCAAAGCCCTGGGTGAGTTTTTCCGCCAGGAGCGAACCCGCATCGGTGGGTTCCACGGCGCGACTGGTGCGGTACAGCAGCTTCACCCCCAGGCGGGTTTCCAGGTTGCGCATGGTGTGGCTCAAGGCCGAGGTGGTCACGCCCAATTCATGGGCGGCATGGCGAAAGCTGCGGCGGCGGATGATGGCCATGAACACGTTGAGATCCGCCAATTCGGACCGGTTGAAAGCAGCCATTTTCAAGCCTCTTATGCGGGAGTTCGGCTGTATGCGGCGTTGAGCCCGATTCAACCGTGGATGACTTAGAGTAATTGTTTTTCCAAGCATTATTGCAAGCCACGGGATATTTTCATGCGCGTTGAGACCATCAGAATTGCCGGCATCGAACAAGCGGTCTCGCGGATCGCCCTCGGCACCTGGTCCATGGGCGGGCATCTATGGGGCGGTGCGGACCCCGAACAAGCCTCACGCACTTTGCGGCACGCGTTGGCGGTGGGCATCAACCTGATCGATACCGCACCAGTGTACGGCTTTGGCCTGTCCGAAGAGCTGATCGGCAAGGCCTTGCGCGGCGTGCGCCACAGCGCCGTGATCGCGACCAAGGCGGGGCTGCAATGGGACACCGGCGGCATCCGGCGCAACGCCACGGCCCAGCGCATTCGCAAAGAGGTCGAAGATTCCTTGATACGCCTGGGAACCGACTACATCGACTTGTACCAGGTGCACTGGCCCGATCCGCTGGTGGCCCAGGAAGAAACCGCCGATGAACTGGAGCGCCTGCGCCGTGAGGGCAAGATCCTGGCGGTCGGCGTGAGCAATTATTCCTCCGCGCAAATGGACGATTTCAGCCAGTACACCGCCCTGGCCACCGTGCAGCCGCCGTACAACTTGTTCGAGCGCGCCATCGACAGCGACATCCTGCCCTACGCCAAGCAGCATTCCCTGGTGGTCCTGGCCTACGGCCCGCTGTGCCGAGGTTTGCTCAGCGGCAGCATGCACTCGGACACGCGCTTTGCCGGCGACGATGTGCGCACGCTCGACCCCAAGTTCAAGGCGCCGCGCTTTGAACACTACCTGGCCGCCGTGGCCGCGCTGAGTAGCTATGCCCGCGAGTGCCACGGCAAGTCAGTGCTGGCCCTGGCCCTGCGCTGGGTGCTTGACCAAGGCCCGACCATTGCGCTGTGGGGCGCCCGCCGGCCGGAGCAGTTGAAGGGTTATGAAGAAGCCTTTGGCTGGCACCTGACGCTCGAAGACCTGTCGCATATCGACCGTATCCTGGCCAGCACGATAAAGGACCCCATCGGCGCGGAATTTTTGGCGCCCCCCAAGCGTTAACCCTTCGACAGGGATGTCGAGGGTTTTGCATGAGGCTCGGTACCTGATCTGTCAGCCCCGTAGAACAGGCGATAAGTACCCTGTGGCGAGCAGGCTTGTCCTGCGTTGGGCTGCAAAGCAGCCCTGAAACCCGCGGCCGAAGCGTGCCTGACTCAGCGCATTGCTCTTTCCAGGGTCGCTTCGCAACCCCCACGCAGGACAAGCCCGCTCGCCACAGTTGCAGTGCTCGCCCTCGAATACCTTGAAAGGGCTGGTTGTAAATGAGCAGAAATCACCATAACGACCTCTTTGGACGATAAACGACACCGAGCCAAACAAGCCCATTGAACGACTGTTCAGTTTGCACTATGTTGACCGCATCCCCCCGTTTGCAACCGAACGGGTTAGCGCTTTTTCTTCTTGAATGAGAGGCTCTGGCATGCGGTTTTCTCCCTTCGTCGATCGAATTGCAGGGCAGGGCGTCGCCGCCTGGGACATCCACCACGCCGCGTTCCACGCCGCCAGCCAGGGCGAAGACATCATCATTCTCAGCGTCGGCGACCCGGATTTCGCCACGCCGTCCTTTATCACCGACGCTGCCGTCAGTGCCTTGCGCGACGGCGACACCCACTACACCGAAATCCCTGGCCGCCCGGCACTGCGCGAAGCGATTGCAGCACGCTACAGCCAGACGCTGGCACGCCCGCTCAATGCCGCAAACGTCATCACCGTCGCCGGTGCGCAGAACGCCTTGTTCGTGACGTCGCTGTGCCTGTTGCAGGCCGGTGACGAGGTGCTGGTGCTCGACCCGATGTACGTCACCTACGAAGCCACGCTCAAGGCCAGCGGCGCCACACTGGTGCGCGTGCCGTGTTCCCCTGAGTCGGGCTTTCGTGTCGACGGCGCGTTGCTCGCCGCCGCGATCACCCCGCGCACACGGGCGATTTTCTTCTCCAACCCGAACAACCCCACCGGCGTGGTGCTCAACCCGCAGGAGCTGCAGGCCATCGCCGAACTGGCCATCGCCCACGACCTGTGGGTCGTGGTGGATGAGGTCTACGAAAGCCTGGTGTTCGACGGCAAGTACCACAGCCTCGCTGCACTGCCGGGCATGGCCGAGCGCTGCGTGGTGATTGGCAGCCTCTCCAAGTCCCATGCCATGACCGGCTGGCGCATCGGTTGGCTCATCGCCACGCCCGCGCTGATCACCCATGCCGAAACTCTGGTGCTCAGCATGCTGTACGGCTTGCCGGGCTTTGTGATGGAAGCCGCCACCGCCGCCGTGCTGGCCCATGATGAAGTGACCCAGGGCATGCGCGAGATTTATCGGCGCCGCCGCGACCTGGTGGTGGCTGGGCTGAGCGCCTGCCCTGGGATCCAGGTGCGGGCGCCGCAAGCGGGGATGTTCGTGCTGGTGGACGTGCGCGGCACCGGCCTGGGCTCCCTGGATTTTGCCTGGCGCCTGTTTCGCGAGGCTGGGGTGTCGGTGCTGGATGCGGCGGCCTTCGGCGAGCCCGCGCAAGGTTTCGTGCGGCTCTCGTTCACCCTCGGCGAAGAACGCCTGGCGCAGGCCTGCCAACGTATCGCGCAGTTTGTCGCCAAGCTGGCCGGTGAGCCACGTATCGCCGCCGCGCCCAGGGTTGAAGTGGCGCAACCTGTCGCAGCCAGGAAGATGATCGAGGTCATTGACCTGCATAAGCGCTTCGGCAATATCGAAGTGCTCAAGGGCATTTCCCTCACGGCCCACGAAGGCGAAGTCATCTCGCTGATCGGTGCCAGCGGCTCGGGCAAAAGCACCTTGCTGCGCTGCATCAACATGCTCGAAGTGCCGGACCAGGGCAGCATTCATGTAGACGGCGAAAGCATCAAGCTCAACTACGACCGCCCCGGCGCACCCCTGGTGGCGGATGCCCGGCAGTTGGTACGGATCCGCTCGACCCTGGGCATGGTGTTCCAGAACTTCAACCTGTGGCCGCACCGTACGGTGCTGGAAAACCTCATCGAAGCCCCCACCCAGGTATTGCGCGAAAGCCGCGCCGAGGCCATCGAACGCGCAGAAAGCCTGCTCGACCGCGTCGGCCTGGCCGCCAAGCGCAACGAATACCCGGCCTTCCTTTCCGGTGGCCAGCAACAGCGCGTGGCGATTGCCCGGGCGCTGGCCATGCGCCCTAAAGTCATGCTGTTCGACGAACCCACTTCGGCGCTCGACCCAGAGCTGGTGGGCGAAGTGCTGCGGGTGATCCGCTCCCTGGCCGAAGAGGGCCGCACCATGATCCTGATCACCCATGAAATGGCATTCGCCCGGGATGTGTCGTCG of Pseudomonas azotoformans contains these proteins:
- a CDS encoding glycosyltransferase; amino-acid sequence: MISSNNMNAFAKLPTDTLQARPARLRREAQEPAGTDDYNPDTRTEGDSELAALYRSELAKTLEHPGQASHLTLHPIPASSTFGQWWNQLEQAFRSPDVQQWIQDRDIKPDSIRINPASGQISFTLKTAPGLVVHTLGLDDPGWAAVSGPILSAGRVIASGSSDTMFSPPLSATANRAPMSLVQGFYKEPVLLSPDAIKQRVAELLQDKTFTELKPERFSDLHSSRSEERLEEQQAQLADIRNRHQVAHDLKHLVGFVREGTRDESEIARELDTRIVDVDPAGTYKPASADSYKRVSLRQFIKDHGWIIPTTLDQLDNLANALLTPPPKAPAHGNYGGARAWPAPLDAASEQQLRADILSGRVGDIDLRPSRSVLEYVLDGAQILPAQTADPRRLIDRLIESPRGQALGRAIQARFEARSVKGSINDWLLAALTLDLSAPADTASGMTQSRIAGYTLLSAQNSGKTAATVLAELTAELAKESSPEQAAIQATLMLSSRAPEFLVKDIPQDILLGTHSWVSFTTAVARIEALAPGASATMSYAQIMLQASIGPISDEEQRTEFVAQTVALKEWATANGMPYPVTSASMTQVREAFAAQISELKNASHASVAQMPTAKGMALEQLKKAMPHLDPKHFEEKCISVKPSNRFFPGPYSILDLYIDGRGVLGAPSSADNWGESGRNLIRAATDGGVDLPDDNRPGAWVSSSAAFDINDALQKLKQLPRLSDAFEGAFTAYSDAVKTATAAHIKYMVSKLPLADRQNFEYGKVTIAKEVHYEWGGSSVSERNKATEGHVQIKIERDGQIYNYQLDRLQGKITQRPDLGDFKTEEPYYKGSRPFNAFKVITPEGQYPAGITDEAKGVKGIPDSFASARTAYLADAILQDMDLPGLKKAAKGQTTFDTEVPLHEKVKEFALNLIPFRSAIVNFQNGNTAQGVGDLVWDVFGFLVGFGTSLKGAKAAATGAASLARLGHGLKIVGRAAVGALNPLGGLDDLARGVVKGTAHILGEGYKGIRHLRTHRSVNLLELAKKPDIAEGTYKAINGAAESKALAKFDEAAGKWYAYDPRTRQAYGKPLDNFAADAPRATVSDSLQTVGSPDEVISASQEHGLAARGRFKVGQETVDGTAVMFQGNWHRYDAVKKKTLGGPLKDFTPNRVAAGGEMRPLDTQLLDYQAKYIATDQLSTKGLQANVYVGRSQKEYVKIDGVLYESRLHKGQRVIRHPKGTGPDIPVRDLGASGWEPTSRSARLLGGAGESPLRWKLGDSTYVVPMDGIKVVNSSTSPFTLNYKGVDHNVIFDSSAGAWKESNLSTGVDSLNHQYYWRTSKGKWQRGSFDQFSKAKKPDAHRYAFVDVAPSSALKIPDDVKPIPKNLHYFWAGQDIPSKLVETMASNAVQAPGYKSILHVDADSPAIFQQIKQKLESKAPGLEVRNLSEDDVFQQLKSGEMYDYFRQGQGKNLAAASDVARYPIVNKYGGFYLDTDDVIQAKVGADAVNAGPSDVLLNRPVAHSLTDYKPFYNTSNFGSQTNNPVISDMIAEMKKRFADNKAYFMANRPTVTRGANGRVQYTPEFNAYERKIFETVGPTLFNDNLKLKRPDMYDLGFDGITRENKVVGSTLEPYGPKVQIERDVRQSYIRSGITPPETLDKRLVRLKEHYFPLQHRFNVKIGAEHSWIDS
- a CDS encoding LysR family transcriptional regulator, with the protein product MAAFNRSELADLNVFMAIIRRRSFRHAAHELGVTTSALSHTMRNLETRLGVKLLYRTSRAVEPTDAGSLLAEKLTQGFATIKDGLDTLELYRETPIGRLRLNVPRDAAVLLLAPILGEFCAAYPQLRLDLIVQDQMIDIIAEGYDAGIRYGATVPQDMVAVPLTGELRWIMVASPAYLARQGTPQVPKDLLQHTCIRMYLGDKTTYKWELGNGSRQQRIDVPGHFSAADTETIVNAALQGVGIAYCLSNRVEQELKDGRLVEVMPDWACMGEPLCMYYPSRRQSQPGLRQLMDMIRMKTIGSQLIEPH
- a CDS encoding aldo/keto reductase, with the protein product MRVETIRIAGIEQAVSRIALGTWSMGGHLWGGADPEQASRTLRHALAVGINLIDTAPVYGFGLSEELIGKALRGVRHSAVIATKAGLQWDTGGIRRNATAQRIRKEVEDSLIRLGTDYIDLYQVHWPDPLVAQEETADELERLRREGKILAVGVSNYSSAQMDDFSQYTALATVQPPYNLFERAIDSDILPYAKQHSLVVLAYGPLCRGLLSGSMHSDTRFAGDDVRTLDPKFKAPRFEHYLAAVAALSSYARECHGKSVLALALRWVLDQGPTIALWGARRPEQLKGYEEAFGWHLTLEDLSHIDRILASTIKDPIGAEFLAPPKR
- a CDS encoding aminotransferase class I/II-fold pyridoxal phosphate-dependent enzyme, producing the protein MRFSPFVDRIAGQGVAAWDIHHAAFHAASQGEDIIILSVGDPDFATPSFITDAAVSALRDGDTHYTEIPGRPALREAIAARYSQTLARPLNAANVITVAGAQNALFVTSLCLLQAGDEVLVLDPMYVTYEATLKASGATLVRVPCSPESGFRVDGALLAAAITPRTRAIFFSNPNNPTGVVLNPQELQAIAELAIAHDLWVVVDEVYESLVFDGKYHSLAALPGMAERCVVIGSLSKSHAMTGWRIGWLIATPALITHAETLVLSMLYGLPGFVMEAATAAVLAHDEVTQGMREIYRRRRDLVVAGLSACPGIQVRAPQAGMFVLVDVRGTGLGSLDFAWRLFREAGVSVLDAAAFGEPAQGFVRLSFTLGEERLAQACQRIAQFVAKLAGEPRIAAAPRVEVAQPVAARKMIEVIDLHKRFGNIEVLKGISLTAHEGEVISLIGASGSGKSTLLRCINMLEVPDQGSIHVDGESIKLNYDRPGAPLVADARQLVRIRSTLGMVFQNFNLWPHRTVLENLIEAPTQVLRESRAEAIERAESLLDRVGLAAKRNEYPAFLSGGQQQRVAIARALAMRPKVMLFDEPTSALDPELVGEVLRVIRSLAEEGRTMILITHEMAFARDVSSKVAFLHQGRIEETGSPDAVFIDPRSERCRQFVNAHQTR